In the Streptomyces fradiae ATCC 10745 = DSM 40063 genome, one interval contains:
- a CDS encoding polysialyltransferase family glycosyltransferase: MTVQLLYASSLYGAATLAAALDAGLLPAAGRRVLLVADNSAVPEAALPPDRMPGFERLRGRFDEVRSWNEAVAPLHPAGWTPRPDDVPLWERYLRLLWGLGAGHVELVVESLQVAPALALAQVFQDAPLDVYADGLMTYGPTRVRLDPLVGERVRRVLHPDLVPGLRPLLLAEYGAEPVVVPDGAFTGVLDELAASGEPPEVPEGGGGALLLGQYLAALDILSPAEEEELHVRMVRGAVALGHRRLVFKPHPVAPPSWSRTLEREARERGAELTVLERPVLAEVVFRRARPDLVAGCFSTALFTAARFHGIPVARTGTGMLLERLTPYENGNRVPVTLADVLLPDLDAGAAGPVRRVDAEVEALVGAVGYAMRPRVRPDLRPVAERHLAGADPAHVARYFRRRRLTALGLPGGLAASGNRTARALARRALRRSPRLRALGRRLAS; this comes from the coding sequence ATGACGGTCCAGCTCCTGTACGCCTCCAGCCTGTACGGCGCGGCGACGCTCGCCGCCGCCCTCGACGCGGGGCTCCTCCCGGCGGCCGGGCGGCGGGTGCTGCTGGTCGCCGACAACTCGGCGGTGCCGGAGGCGGCGCTGCCGCCGGACCGGATGCCGGGCTTCGAGCGGCTGCGCGGCCGGTTCGACGAGGTGCGCTCGTGGAACGAGGCCGTCGCGCCGCTGCACCCGGCGGGCTGGACCCCCCGCCCCGACGACGTGCCGCTGTGGGAGCGGTACCTGCGGCTGCTGTGGGGGCTGGGCGCGGGGCACGTGGAGCTGGTGGTGGAGTCGCTGCAGGTGGCGCCCGCCCTGGCGCTGGCGCAGGTCTTCCAGGACGCCCCGCTGGACGTGTACGCGGACGGCCTGATGACGTACGGCCCGACGCGGGTGCGGCTCGACCCGCTGGTCGGGGAGCGGGTGCGGCGGGTGCTGCACCCGGATCTCGTACCGGGGCTGCGCCCGCTGCTGCTGGCGGAGTACGGCGCCGAGCCGGTGGTGGTGCCGGACGGCGCGTTCACCGGGGTGCTGGACGAGCTGGCCGCGTCCGGGGAGCCGCCCGAGGTGCCGGAGGGGGGCGGCGGTGCGCTGCTGCTGGGCCAGTACCTCGCCGCGCTGGACATCCTCTCCCCCGCCGAGGAGGAGGAGCTGCACGTGCGGATGGTGCGGGGCGCGGTCGCGCTCGGGCACCGGCGGCTGGTGTTCAAGCCGCACCCGGTGGCCCCGCCGTCCTGGTCGCGGACGCTGGAGCGGGAGGCGCGGGAGCGGGGCGCGGAGCTGACGGTGCTGGAGCGGCCCGTCCTGGCGGAGGTGGTGTTCCGGCGGGCGCGGCCCGACCTGGTGGCGGGGTGCTTCTCCACGGCGCTGTTCACGGCCGCCCGCTTCCACGGCATCCCGGTGGCGCGGACCGGCACCGGGATGCTGCTGGAGCGGCTCACCCCGTACGAGAACGGCAACCGGGTGCCGGTGACCCTCGCCGACGTCCTCCTGCCCGACCTGGACGCGGGCGCGGCCGGGCCGGTGCGGCGGGTGGACGCCGAGGTGGAGGCGCTGGTCGGGGCGGTGGGGTACGCGATGCGCCCCCGGGTGCGCCCCGACCTGCGCCCGGTGGCCGAGCGGCACCTGGCGGGCGCCGACCCGGCGCACGTGGCGCGGTACTTCCGCCGCCGCCGGCTCACCGCCCTGGGCCTGCCGGGCGGTCTGGCGGCCTCGGGCAACCGCACGGCACGCGCCCTGGCCCGCCGGGCCCTGCGCCGCTCCCCGCGCCTGCGCGCCCTGGGCCGCCGCCTGGCCTCCTAG
- a CDS encoding MerR family transcriptional regulator, giving the protein MFTIGDFARHGRVSVRMLRHYDAVGLLRPAHVDPFSGYRFYEAGQLARLNRVIALKDLGFTLDQVRSIVDDEVGADELRGMLRLRRAELEEAVAAATARLGQVEARLRAIESEGHMSTHDVVVKSLPAVRLAELSAVAASYQPTDIGPVVGSLYQELCARLEAAGVTGFGPALTYYEDAPDGDGAVRAHAGMIVPPGATAPDVDFVELPPVERAATVIHRGPMEDVVSTYQTLTAWTAAHGHRSTGYARELYLESPDDRTRWVTELQEPLAD; this is encoded by the coding sequence ATGTTCACCATCGGAGACTTCGCCCGGCACGGCCGCGTGTCCGTCCGCATGCTGCGCCACTACGACGCCGTCGGACTGCTGCGGCCCGCCCACGTCGACCCGTTCAGCGGCTACCGGTTCTACGAGGCCGGCCAGCTGGCCCGGCTCAACCGGGTCATCGCGCTGAAGGACCTCGGCTTCACGCTCGACCAGGTGCGGTCGATCGTGGACGACGAGGTCGGCGCCGACGAGCTGCGCGGGATGCTGCGGCTGCGGCGGGCCGAGCTGGAGGAGGCGGTCGCCGCGGCCACCGCCCGGCTCGGGCAGGTCGAGGCGAGGCTCCGGGCCATCGAGAGCGAGGGACACATGTCCACCCACGACGTCGTCGTCAAGAGCCTTCCCGCCGTGCGGCTGGCCGAGCTGAGCGCGGTCGCCGCCAGCTACCAGCCCACCGACATCGGCCCCGTGGTCGGCTCCCTGTACCAGGAGCTGTGCGCCCGTCTGGAGGCCGCCGGGGTCACCGGCTTCGGCCCGGCCCTCACCTACTACGAGGACGCCCCGGACGGTGACGGGGCCGTCCGCGCCCACGCGGGCATGATCGTCCCGCCGGGGGCGACCGCCCCGGACGTGGACTTCGTCGAGCTGCCGCCCGTCGAACGCGCCGCGACCGTCATCCACCGCGGGCCCATGGAGGACGTGGTCTCCACGTACCAGACGCTCACCGCCTGGACCGCCGCCCACGGCCACCGCTCCACCGGCTACGCCCGCGAGCTGTACCTGGAGTCCCCGGACGACCGCACCCGCTGGGTCACCGAACTCCAGGAGCCGCTGGCCGACTGA
- a CDS encoding DUF4440 domain-containing protein: MTLLPETGYVPTAEDRAGLNAWFAEYDARSARRDIEGMADMAVFPLNLVSDDAHGDGRSAQWDRDRFVATMTGVMGEGGGDISFESTRTPVFLSPSMAVVFTDSTMTAGGEERRLRYADILIRRDGVWAFQTMAQGGWGEYL; the protein is encoded by the coding sequence GTGACCCTTCTGCCCGAGACCGGATACGTGCCCACCGCCGAGGACCGTGCCGGGCTGAACGCGTGGTTCGCCGAGTACGACGCCCGCAGCGCGCGGCGCGACATCGAGGGGATGGCCGACATGGCCGTCTTCCCGCTCAACCTCGTCAGCGACGACGCGCACGGCGACGGGCGGTCGGCGCAGTGGGACCGCGACCGGTTCGTCGCCACCATGACGGGCGTGATGGGCGAGGGCGGCGGCGACATCTCCTTCGAGTCGACGCGGACGCCCGTCTTCCTCTCCCCCTCCATGGCCGTCGTCTTCACCGACTCGACCATGACCGCCGGGGGCGAGGAGCGGAGGCTGCGGTACGCCGACATCCTGATCAGGCGGGACGGCGTCTGGGCGTTCCAGACGATGGCGCAGGGCGGTTGGGGCGAGTACCTCTGA
- the leuE gene encoding leucine efflux protein LeuE has translation MLGVTDLPTYLAGLLVIVLLPGPNSLYVLSVAARGGTRRGYVAASGVWCGDTVLMTLSAAGVASLLQANAVLFGIVKYAGAGYLTWLAVGMLRAAWSMWRGRGEQAEAVREAVPEPDGAVRAAGRERPFRRAFVISLLNPKAILFFVAFFVQFVDPAYAYPALSFVVLGTLAQVASVLYLSLLIFAGTHLAAAFRRRRRLSATATSAAGALFLGFAAKLSLGGA, from the coding sequence ATGCTGGGTGTCACCGACCTGCCGACCTACCTGGCCGGCCTCCTCGTCATCGTCCTCCTGCCGGGCCCGAACTCGCTGTACGTGCTCTCCGTCGCCGCCCGCGGCGGGACACGCAGGGGCTACGTCGCCGCCTCCGGTGTGTGGTGCGGCGACACGGTCCTCATGACCCTGTCCGCCGCCGGCGTCGCCTCGCTGCTCCAGGCGAACGCCGTGCTGTTCGGCATCGTGAAGTACGCCGGCGCCGGGTACCTCACCTGGCTGGCCGTGGGGATGCTGCGGGCCGCGTGGTCGATGTGGCGGGGCCGCGGCGAGCAGGCCGAGGCGGTGCGGGAGGCCGTCCCGGAGCCGGACGGGGCGGTGCGCGCGGCGGGGCGGGAGCGGCCGTTCCGCAGGGCCTTCGTGATCAGCCTGCTCAACCCGAAGGCGATCCTGTTCTTCGTCGCGTTCTTCGTCCAGTTCGTCGACCCGGCGTACGCCTACCCGGCGCTGTCGTTCGTCGTCCTCGGCACCCTCGCGCAGGTGGCGAGCGTCCTCTACCTCTCCCTGCTGATCTTCGCCGGTACCCACCTGGCCGCCGCGTTCCGCCGCCGCAGGCGCCTGTCTGCGACGGCCACGTCGGCGGCGGGCGCGCTGTTCCTGGGCTTCGCCGCGAAGCTCTCGCTCGGCGGCGCCTGA
- a CDS encoding RNA polymerase sigma factor, which produces MLGDDAELTAAVLAAQDGDEDAFRTVYRAVHPRLLGYLRTLVGDGEAEDVASEAWLQIARDLGRFSGDADRFRGWAARIARNRALDHLRMRGRRPVQGGDETELTDKPADSDTAGEAMEALATGRTMNLIAQLPQDQAEAVILRVVVGLDAKSAAEALGKRPGAVRTAAHRGLKRLAELLGAGDPPGAALSAVPPQPGPRAGTGAQTPDARRAVTHSRPRTQKDM; this is translated from the coding sequence GTGCTGGGGGACGACGCGGAGCTGACCGCCGCGGTGCTCGCGGCACAGGACGGGGACGAAGACGCCTTCCGTACTGTGTACCGCGCTGTGCACCCGCGGTTGCTCGGATACCTACGGACGCTGGTCGGGGACGGGGAGGCCGAGGACGTCGCGTCCGAGGCGTGGCTCCAGATCGCCCGCGACCTCGGCCGTTTCAGCGGCGACGCCGACCGCTTCCGCGGCTGGGCGGCGCGGATCGCGCGCAACCGCGCCCTCGACCACCTGCGCATGCGCGGTCGCAGGCCCGTCCAGGGGGGCGACGAGACGGAGCTGACCGACAAGCCCGCCGACTCCGACACGGCCGGGGAGGCGATGGAGGCCCTCGCCACCGGCCGCACGATGAACCTGATCGCGCAGCTCCCCCAGGACCAGGCGGAGGCGGTGATCCTCCGGGTCGTCGTCGGCCTCGACGCCAAGAGCGCCGCCGAGGCGCTCGGCAAACGGCCCGGCGCGGTCCGAACCGCCGCCCACCGCGGGCTCAAGCGGCTCGCGGAACTGCTCGGCGCGGGCGACCCGCCCGGCGCCGCGCTGAGCGCCGTACCACCGCAGCCCGGACCCCGTGCCGGGACCGGCGCACAGACCCCGGACGCGCGCCGTGCTGTGACGCATTCGCGCCCGCGGACGCAGAAGGACATGTGA
- a CDS encoding L,D-transpeptidase family protein — translation MHRRITAIRRGVLAAAALALATGCTAQAVGAAGAGSSPAAPSPASSASASPSAAPSPAGASSPAGASPSAPASASPSPAASSPAPSSPAPSPSYGDDKPSASASARSGGKVLMTKGMENEQVRELQARLRQVGYFDRGPTAFYGSLTADAVAAFQTKRGLAATGWVDETTWTKLVGMTRKPTANELRPPTSNALDTPDPRCMTGRVLCISKESRTLAWMIDGRVVSAMDVRFGSVNTPTREGTFKVDRKERTWTSTLYHSEMPYSMFFSGGQAVHYSADFAARGYNGASHGCVNVRDEARLAKVFEQVRVGDKVVVHW, via the coding sequence ATGCACCGTCGTATCACCGCCATACGGAGAGGCGTGCTCGCCGCCGCCGCGCTCGCCCTGGCCACCGGCTGCACCGCCCAGGCCGTGGGGGCGGCCGGCGCGGGCTCGTCCCCGGCCGCGCCGTCCCCGGCGTCCTCGGCGTCCGCGTCCCCGTCGGCCGCCCCGTCCCCGGCGGGCGCGTCGTCCCCGGCGGGCGCGTCGCCGTCCGCCCCGGCCTCGGCCTCGCCCTCCCCCGCCGCCTCCTCGCCGGCCCCGTCCTCGCCCGCTCCCTCCCCCTCGTACGGCGACGACAAGCCGTCGGCGTCCGCCTCCGCGCGGTCCGGCGGGAAGGTGCTGATGACGAAGGGCATGGAGAACGAGCAGGTGCGCGAGTTGCAGGCGCGGCTGCGGCAGGTCGGGTACTTCGACCGCGGCCCGACCGCCTTCTACGGCTCCCTGACCGCCGACGCGGTCGCCGCCTTCCAGACGAAGCGGGGCCTCGCGGCGACGGGCTGGGTGGACGAGACGACCTGGACGAAGCTCGTCGGGATGACCCGGAAGCCGACGGCGAACGAGCTGCGGCCGCCGACCAGCAACGCGCTCGACACCCCGGACCCGCGGTGCATGACCGGCCGGGTGCTGTGCATCAGCAAGGAGAGCCGGACGCTGGCCTGGATGATCGACGGCCGGGTCGTCTCGGCGATGGACGTCCGCTTCGGCTCCGTCAACACGCCGACCCGCGAGGGCACCTTCAAGGTGGACCGCAAGGAGCGGACGTGGACGTCGACGCTGTACCACTCGGAGATGCCGTACTCGATGTTCTTCAGCGGCGGCCAGGCGGTGCACTACTCGGCCGACTTCGCGGCGCGCGGCTACAACGGCGCCTCGCACGGCTGTGTGAACGTCCGCGACGAGGCGCGTCTGGCGAAGGTCTTCGAGCAGGTCCGGGTGGGCGACAAGGTGGTCGTCCACTGGTGA
- a CDS encoding glycosyltransferase family 2 protein: MVKLSVVVPFFNVQRYAPDALRSLRANARDDFEFLLVDDCSTDGTPEILRRAVREVPGAVLLRHERNRGLATARNTGLDAARGEYLAFLDGDDWLAPGHYAQVLSVIEELGCDFVRTDHVRCTGRERSLQRVPVGRRGEVLRPRDAILPADRSTSVDYPYAWAGMYHRRLAERGLLRFTDGLRTAEDRPWIWRLHREAESFAVAGGMPGIFYRRGVASSLTQIGDIRQLDFIRAFDQVLEETGNDPEADLLMPKAVRTYCAIIAHHVGASDRYEPVVARKLRAWSAAALRRMPQDALAEALDGMDPRRAAVLRRLRRRPALVGAGVRA; encoded by the coding sequence GTGGTCAAGCTCTCCGTCGTCGTGCCGTTCTTCAATGTGCAGAGATACGCGCCCGACGCCCTCCGAAGCCTGCGCGCCAACGCCCGCGACGATTTCGAGTTCCTGCTGGTCGACGACTGCTCCACGGACGGCACGCCGGAGATCCTGCGCCGGGCCGTGCGGGAGGTGCCGGGCGCGGTGCTGCTGCGGCACGAACGCAACCGCGGGCTGGCGACCGCCCGCAACACGGGCCTGGACGCGGCGCGCGGCGAGTACCTCGCCTTCCTCGACGGGGACGACTGGCTGGCACCCGGCCACTACGCGCAAGTCCTGTCCGTCATCGAGGAGTTGGGGTGCGACTTCGTCCGTACGGACCATGTCCGCTGCACCGGCCGCGAGCGGTCGCTGCAGCGGGTCCCGGTGGGCCGCCGGGGCGAGGTACTGCGACCGCGCGACGCGATCCTGCCGGCCGACCGGTCGACCTCGGTCGACTACCCGTACGCGTGGGCCGGCATGTACCACCGGCGGCTCGCGGAGCGCGGGCTGCTGCGTTTCACGGACGGGCTGCGCACGGCGGAGGACCGCCCGTGGATCTGGCGGCTGCACCGCGAGGCGGAATCCTTCGCGGTGGCCGGGGGAATGCCGGGAATCTTCTACCGGCGCGGCGTCGCCTCGTCCCTCACCCAGATCGGGGACATCCGCCAACTGGATTTCATCCGCGCTTTCGACCAGGTACTCGAGGAAACCGGAAACGACCCGGAAGCGGATCTGCTGATGCCGAAAGCGGTGCGCACCTACTGCGCGATCATCGCCCACCACGTGGGCGCCTCCGACCGCTACGAACCGGTCGTCGCGCGGAAGCTGCGCGCGTGGAGCGCGGCGGCGCTGCGCCGCATGCCGCAGGACGCGCTGGCGGAGGCGCTGGACGGGATGGACCCGCGGCGGGCGGCCGTGCTGCGCAGGCTGCGGCGGCGGCCCGCCCTGGTGGGCGCGGGGGTGCGGGCATGA
- a CDS encoding DUF6716 putative glycosyltransferase has translation MPSPTLRIAVVADSDTRWKWGALTARRIAPAPAPPLSPAPSPAPLPSSSPSSSSSPPSPSSASAPLPHGAAAGPARAGAKEAAGPVGAGGEGAGADGAGAPGPDAVVTGYVLRGRATPTARQLAEAGLGTPREVTGAEFLRAVREEAYDVVVLALVGGAVQAMLHGLAAAAPRRRPVVVTGYVGVVYEKLADGLLLRHGADLVLANSPYDARRFRAVYEGVGADPSAVVRAALPFLGGAPHRPVPGRHTVVFAAQPSVPATRADRMYLLRRLAGHARLHPDREVLLKLRSKPGEHTTHIEELPYQRLARSLPQPPNLRLVYGNMGRVLDVTDLLVTVSSTAALEALHRGVPTAVLTDLGVREALGNHHFIGSGLLTSWDRLDAGDEPVPDPAWLADQGVSPPAPGGPAPDAVAAGGGADDAFAEARARVAALLARDTLPPIAPYYTRASAPGYLPGILARHRLDASGTEPVPGVPGAPGTRAGRGAGRVRRVLRDAAREAARGAYRHGVQHVAPVIRRLGEL, from the coding sequence GTGCCTTCGCCCACACTCCGGATCGCCGTCGTGGCGGATTCCGACACCCGCTGGAAATGGGGCGCGCTCACCGCGCGCCGGATCGCCCCGGCCCCGGCCCCGCCGCTGTCCCCCGCCCCTTCCCCGGCCCCGCTGCCGTCCTCGTCCCCCTCGTCCTCGTCCTCGCCCCCGTCCCCGTCCTCGGCCTCGGCCCCGCTGCCGCACGGCGCGGCGGCCGGTCCGGCGCGGGCGGGCGCAAAGGAGGCCGCCGGCCCGGTAGGGGCCGGTGGGGAGGGGGCGGGCGCGGACGGGGCCGGCGCCCCGGGGCCGGACGCCGTCGTCACCGGGTACGTGCTGCGCGGGCGCGCCACGCCGACCGCGCGGCAGCTCGCCGAGGCCGGGCTGGGCACGCCCCGCGAGGTGACGGGCGCGGAGTTCCTGCGGGCGGTGCGGGAGGAGGCGTACGACGTGGTCGTGCTCGCCCTCGTCGGCGGCGCCGTACAGGCGATGCTCCACGGGCTGGCCGCCGCGGCCCCGCGCCGCCGCCCGGTCGTCGTCACCGGATACGTGGGCGTCGTCTACGAGAAGCTCGCCGACGGACTGCTGCTGCGGCACGGCGCGGACCTGGTCCTGGCGAACTCCCCGTACGACGCCCGCCGCTTCCGGGCCGTGTACGAGGGCGTCGGCGCCGACCCCTCGGCCGTCGTGCGGGCCGCGCTGCCCTTCCTCGGCGGGGCGCCGCACCGGCCGGTACCGGGGCGGCACACCGTCGTGTTCGCCGCCCAGCCCTCGGTGCCGGCGACGCGGGCCGACCGGATGTACCTGCTGCGCCGGCTGGCCGGCCACGCGCGGCTCCACCCGGACCGCGAGGTGCTGCTGAAGCTCCGCTCCAAGCCGGGCGAGCACACCACGCACATCGAGGAGCTGCCGTACCAGAGGCTCGCCCGGAGCCTGCCCCAGCCGCCCAACCTGCGCCTGGTGTACGGGAACATGGGCCGGGTCCTGGACGTCACGGACCTGCTGGTCACCGTCTCCTCGACGGCCGCCCTGGAGGCCCTGCACCGGGGCGTGCCGACCGCCGTCCTCACCGACCTGGGCGTGCGCGAGGCGCTCGGCAACCACCACTTCATCGGCTCCGGCCTGCTCACCTCCTGGGACCGCCTGGACGCGGGCGACGAACCGGTGCCGGACCCGGCGTGGCTCGCCGACCAGGGCGTGAGCCCGCCCGCGCCGGGCGGCCCGGCCCCGGACGCCGTCGCGGCGGGCGGCGGCGCGGACGACGCGTTCGCGGAGGCCCGCGCGCGGGTGGCCGCGCTGCTGGCGCGCGACACGCTGCCGCCGATCGCGCCGTACTACACCCGCGCCTCCGCCCCCGGCTACCTCCCCGGCATCCTGGCCCGCCACCGCCTGGACGCCTCCGGTACGGAGCCGGTGCCCGGCGTGCCCGGCGCGCCCGGCACGCGGGCGGGGCGCGGGGCGGGCCGGGTGCGCCGGGTCCTGCGCGACGCGGCGCGCGAGGCGGCGCGGGGCGCGTACCGGCACGGCGTCCAGCACGTGGCGCCCGTCATCCGCCGCCTGGGGGAGCTGTGA
- a CDS encoding acyl-CoA mutase large subunit family protein: MARESESGLPIEPVYGPDALAGWEAAEKLGEPGSYPFTRGVYPTMYTGRPWTMRQYAGFGTAVESNARYKQLIANGTMGLSVAFDLPTQMGHDSDAPIAHGEVGKVGVAIDSVDDMRVLFDGIPLDKVSTSMTINAPAALLLLLYQLVAEEQGVPADKLTGTIQNDVLKEYIARGTYIFPPKPSLRLIADIFQYCKAEIPKWNTISISGYHMAEAGASPAQEIAFTLADGIEYVRTAVAAGMDVDDFAPRLSFFFVARTTILEEVAKFRAARRIWARVMREEFGAKNPKSWMLRFHTQTAGVQLTAQQPEVNLVRVAVQGLAAVLGGTQSLHTNSFDEAIALPTDKSARLALRTQQVLAYETDVTATVDPFAGSYVIERMTDEVEALALELMGKVEELGGAVNAIERGFQKNEIERSAYRIAQETDSGERVVVGVNRFTLDEEEPYEPLRVDPAIEAQQAERLAKLRAERDQAAVDAALAELKKAAEGTENVLYPMKDALKARATVGEVCNALREVWGTYVPTDAF, translated from the coding sequence ATGGCGCGCGAGTCGGAGTCGGGACTGCCCATCGAGCCGGTGTACGGGCCGGACGCCCTGGCCGGCTGGGAAGCGGCGGAGAAGCTGGGCGAGCCGGGCTCGTACCCCTTCACCCGGGGCGTCTACCCGACGATGTACACGGGCCGCCCCTGGACCATGCGCCAGTACGCCGGGTTCGGTACGGCCGTCGAGTCCAACGCCCGCTACAAGCAGCTCATCGCCAACGGCACCATGGGTCTGTCCGTCGCCTTCGACCTGCCCACGCAGATGGGCCACGACTCCGACGCCCCGATCGCGCACGGCGAGGTCGGCAAGGTCGGTGTGGCGATCGACTCCGTCGACGACATGCGCGTCCTGTTCGACGGCATCCCGCTGGACAAGGTCTCCACGTCCATGACGATCAACGCGCCCGCCGCGCTGCTCCTCCTGCTCTACCAACTCGTCGCCGAGGAGCAGGGCGTCCCCGCCGACAAGCTCACGGGCACGATCCAGAACGACGTGCTGAAGGAGTACATCGCGCGCGGCACGTACATCTTCCCGCCCAAGCCGTCGCTGCGCCTGATCGCCGACATCTTCCAGTACTGCAAGGCCGAGATCCCGAAGTGGAACACCATCTCGATCTCCGGCTACCACATGGCGGAGGCCGGGGCCTCGCCCGCGCAGGAGATCGCCTTCACCCTCGCGGACGGCATCGAGTACGTCCGCACGGCCGTCGCCGCCGGCATGGACGTGGACGACTTCGCGCCCCGCCTGTCCTTCTTCTTCGTCGCCCGCACGACGATCCTGGAGGAGGTCGCCAAGTTCCGCGCGGCCCGGCGGATCTGGGCGCGCGTGATGCGCGAGGAGTTCGGCGCCAAGAACCCCAAGTCGTGGATGCTGCGCTTCCACACCCAGACGGCGGGCGTCCAGCTCACCGCCCAGCAGCCGGAGGTGAACCTGGTCCGCGTCGCCGTCCAGGGCCTCGCGGCCGTGCTCGGCGGCACGCAGTCGCTGCACACCAACAGCTTCGACGAGGCCATCGCGCTGCCCACCGACAAGAGCGCCCGCCTCGCCCTGCGCACCCAGCAGGTCCTCGCCTACGAGACGGACGTGACGGCGACCGTCGACCCGTTCGCCGGGTCGTACGTCATCGAGAGGATGACCGACGAGGTCGAGGCCCTCGCGCTCGAACTGATGGGCAAGGTCGAGGAGCTGGGCGGCGCCGTCAACGCCATCGAGCGCGGCTTCCAGAAGAACGAGATCGAACGGTCCGCCTACCGCATCGCCCAGGAGACCGACAGCGGGGAGCGGGTCGTCGTGGGCGTCAACCGCTTCACGCTCGACGAGGAGGAGCCGTACGAGCCGCTCCGCGTCGACCCGGCGATCGAGGCCCAGCAGGCCGAGCGCCTCGCCAAGCTGCGCGCCGAGCGGGACCAGGCGGCCGTCGACGCGGCCCTCGCGGAGCTGAAGAAGGCCGCCGAGGGCACGGAGAACGTCCTGTACCCGATGAAGGACGCACTCAAGGCCCGCGCCACGGTCGGCGAGGTCTGCAACGCGCTGCGCGAGGTGTGGGGCACGTACGTCCCGACGGACGCGTTCTGA
- a CDS encoding acylneuraminate cytidylyltransferase: MTAPRTVLAVIPARGGSKGLPGKNLAPVGGVPLVARAVRACLAARRVTHVAVSTDDPEIAAVASGAGAEVVARPAALADDTATSEAALLHALDAHEARHGRPADVVLLVQCTSPFVTPGDVDGVAAQVLDHGADTALTVAPSHGFLWHETFPTGTPPRPPAPSPHTAATAPPSPHTAATAPPPQHTAATAPPPQPAPPPQPPTPVPHAEGVNHDRAHRPRRQDRRPEYLETGAAYAMEAAGFRTHGHRFFGRTALVPTDPARVLEIDDPHDLARARALAPLLDPVDTPTRADVDAVVLDFDGTQTDDRVLVDSDGRELVAVHRGDGLGVAALRRAGLHLLILSTERNPVVAARARKLHVPVLHGIDRKDAALKHWCEEYGVDPQRVLYAGNDVNDLPCLALVGWPVAVADAHAAVRAAARAVTTARGGAGAVREIAAWLLGPALDTTAHPPPPGTPSRLPQGKRP; encoded by the coding sequence GTGACGGCCCCGCGCACCGTCCTGGCGGTGATCCCGGCGCGGGGCGGCTCCAAGGGCCTCCCCGGCAAGAACCTCGCCCCGGTCGGCGGCGTGCCCCTGGTCGCCCGCGCCGTGCGGGCCTGCCTGGCGGCCCGGCGGGTCACCCATGTGGCGGTGTCCACGGACGACCCGGAGATCGCGGCGGTCGCGTCGGGCGCCGGCGCCGAGGTGGTCGCCCGCCCGGCCGCGCTGGCCGACGACACGGCGACCAGCGAGGCGGCCCTGCTGCACGCGCTGGACGCCCACGAGGCCCGGCACGGCCGCCCCGCCGACGTGGTCCTGCTGGTCCAGTGCACCAGTCCGTTCGTCACGCCCGGCGACGTGGACGGCGTGGCGGCGCAGGTACTCGACCACGGCGCCGACACCGCCCTGACCGTCGCCCCGTCCCACGGCTTCCTCTGGCACGAGACCTTCCCGACCGGCACCCCGCCCCGGCCCCCGGCCCCGAGCCCGCACACGGCCGCGACCGCACCCCCGAGCCCGCACACGGCCGCGACCGCACCCCCGCCCCAGCACACGGCCGCGACCGCACCCCCGCCCCAGCCCGCACCCCCGCCCCAGCCGCCCACCCCCGTCCCCCACGCCGAAGGCGTCAACCACGACAGGGCGCACCGCCCCCGCCGCCAGGACCGGCGCCCCGAGTACCTGGAGACGGGCGCCGCGTACGCCATGGAAGCCGCCGGGTTCCGTACGCACGGGCACCGCTTCTTCGGCCGCACCGCCCTCGTCCCCACCGACCCGGCCCGCGTCCTGGAGATCGACGACCCGCACGACCTGGCACGCGCCCGCGCGCTGGCGCCGCTCCTGGACCCGGTGGACACCCCGACCCGCGCCGACGTCGACGCGGTCGTCCTCGACTTCGACGGCACCCAGACCGACGACCGCGTCCTCGTCGACTCCGACGGCCGCGAGCTGGTCGCCGTCCACCGGGGCGACGGCCTCGGCGTGGCCGCGCTGCGCCGCGCCGGACTGCACCTGCTGATCCTCTCCACCGAGAGGAACCCGGTCGTCGCCGCCCGCGCCCGCAAGCTGCACGTCCCCGTCCTGCACGGCATCGACCGCAAGGACGCCGCCCTCAAGCACTGGTGCGAGGAGTACGGCGTCGACCCCCAGCGGGTCCTCTACGCGGGCAACGACGTCAACGACCTGCCCTGCCTGGCCCTCGTCGGCTGGCCGGTCGCCGTCGCCGACGCCCACGCCGCCGTACGGGCCGCCGCCCGCGCCGTCACCACCGCGCGCGGCGGCGCCGGAGCCGTACGCGAGATCGCCGCCTGGCTCCTGGGCCCCGCCCTGGACACCACCGCCCACCCCCCGCCGCCCGGCACCCCGTCCCGCCTCCCGCAAGGAAAGCGACCATGA